The proteins below come from a single Triticum aestivum cultivar Chinese Spring chromosome 5D, IWGSC CS RefSeq v2.1, whole genome shotgun sequence genomic window:
- the LOC123125278 gene encoding purple acid phosphatase 15, translating to MPSNNMWWGSLLLLLLLAAAVAAAAEPASTLTGPSRPVTVALREDRGHAVDLPDTDPRVQRRATGWAPEQIAVALSAAPTSAWVSWITGEFQMGGTVKPLDPGTVGSVVRYGLAADSLVRQASGDALVYSQLYPFEGLQNYTSGIIHHVRLQGLEPATKYYYQCGDPALPGAMSAVHAFRTMPAVGPRSYPGRIAVVGDLGLTYNTTSTVDHMASNRPDLVLLVGDVCYANMYLTNGTGADCYSCAFGKSTPIHETYQPRWDYWGRYMEAVTSGTPMMVVEGNHEIEEQIGNKTFAAYRSRFAFPSTESGSFSPFYYSFDAGGIHFLMLGAYADYGRSGEQYRWLEKDLAKVDRSVTPWLVAGWHAPWYTTYKAHYREVECMRVAMEELLYSHGLDIAFTGHVHAYERSNRVFNYTLDPCGAVHISVGDGGNREKMATTHADEPGHCPDPRPKPNAFIGGFCASNFTSGPAAGRFCWDRQPDYSAYRESSFGHGILEVKNETHALWRWHRNQDHYGSAGDEIYIVREPHRCLHKHNSSRPAHGRSNTTRESGG from the exons ATGCCAAGCAACAACATGTGGTGGgggtcgctgctgctgctgctgctgctcgcggccgcggtggcggcggctgctgaGCCGGCGTCGACGCTCACGGGCCCGTCACGGCCGGTCACGGTGGCGCTGCGGGAAGACAGGGGCCACGCGGTGGACCTGCCGGACACGGACCCCCGGGTGCAGCGCCGGGCCACGGGCTGGGCTCCCGAGCAGATCGCCGTCGCGCTCTCCGCCGCTCCCACCTCTGCCTGGGTCTCCTGGATCACCG GGGAATTCCAGATGGGCGGCACCGTCAAGCCGCTGGACCCCGGCACGGTCGGCAGCGTCGTGCGCTACGGGCTCGCCGCCGATTCTTTGGTTCGCCAGGCCAGCGGCGACGCGCTCGTGTACAGCCAGCTCTACCCCTTCGAGGGTCTCCAGAACTACACCTCCGGCATCATCCACCACGTCCGCCTCCAAG GGCTTGAGCCTGCGACGAAGTACTACTACCAGTGCGGCGACCCGGCCCTCCCGGGGGCGATGAGCGCCGTCCACGCGTTCCGGACGATGCCGGCGGTGGGGCCGCGGAGCTACCCGGGGAGGATCGCCGTGGTGGGAGACCTCGGGCTCACGTACAACACCACCTCCACCGTGGACCACATGGCGAGCAACCGGCCGGACCTGGTCCTCCTCGTCGGCGACGTGTGCTACGCCAACATGTACCTCACCAACGGCACCGGAGCGGACTGCTACTCGTGCGCGTTCGGCAAGTCGACGCCCATCCACGAGACGTACCAGCCGCGCTGGGACTACTGGGGAAGGTACATGGAGGCGGTGACGTCGGGGACGCCGATGATGGTGGTGGAAGGGAACCATGAGATAGAGGAGCAGATCGGGAACAAGACGTTCGCGGCCTACCGCTCCCGGTTCGCGTTCCCGTCGACGGAGAGCGGGTCCTTCTCCCCCTTCTACTACTCGTTCGACGCCGGCGGGATCCATTTCCTCATGCTCGGCGCCTACGCCGACTACGGCAGGTCAGGGGAGCAGTACAGATGGCTGGAGAAGGACCTGGCGAAGGTGGACAGGTCGGTGACGCCGTGGCTGGTCGCCGGCTGGCACGCGCCATGGTACACCACCTACAAGGCTCACTACAGGGAGGTGGAGTGCATGAGAGTGGCCATGGAGGAGCTGCTCTACTCCCACGGCCTCGACATCGCCTTCACCGGCCAT GTGCACGCGTATGAGCGCTCCAACCGGGTGTTCAACTACACGCTGGACCCGTGCGGCGCCGTGCACATCTCGGTGGGCGACGGCGGGAACCGCGAGAAGATGGCCACCACCCACGCCGACGAGCCGGGGCACTGCCCGGACCCGCGGCCCAAGCCCAACGCCTTCATCGGCGGCTTCTGCGCCTCCAACTTCACGTCCGGCCCGGCCGCCGGCAGGTTCTGCTGGGACCGGCAGCCGGACTACAGCGCCTACCGGGAGAGCAGCTTCGGCCACGGCATCCTCGAG GTGAAGAACGAGACGCACGCTCTGTGGAGATGGCACAGGAACCAGGACCACTACGGGAGCGCCGGAGATGAGATTTACATTGTCCGGGAGCCGCACAGGTGCTTGCACAAGCACAACTCGAGCAGGCCGGCACACGGTCGATCAAACACCACACGGGAATCGGGAGGTTAA